A stretch of the Arthrobacter stackebrandtii genome encodes the following:
- a CDS encoding TetR/AcrR family transcriptional regulator, which yields MEAAGTGTKRPRAAAAGRIYSGLQPSERAKERRARLVRAGIEVFGTVGYGAAKIKVLCQQAGLSERYFYESFESREELLTTVYDSLSTGLMQDVVAALSAPASDVHESVRAGMAAVVNYMLVDPRHAQIILVEIVGVSHELESKRHASMTAFAEESRRQLLLLSGIDAAEADARLAANPGDDALAGVLDVARLTAVSMVGGVNNMLIDAVLGGTTANRDRIIEVAYQLISNSAVGLKALAGQTVLAGPAEPDA from the coding sequence ATGGAAGCGGCCGGTACCGGAACGAAGCGCCCGCGGGCAGCAGCCGCGGGGAGGATTTACTCCGGTCTGCAGCCCTCCGAACGCGCCAAGGAACGGCGCGCGAGGCTGGTCCGGGCCGGCATCGAGGTGTTCGGCACCGTGGGGTACGGGGCGGCCAAGATCAAGGTGCTGTGCCAACAGGCGGGGCTGAGCGAACGTTATTTCTACGAGTCGTTCGAATCACGCGAAGAGCTGCTCACCACCGTCTATGACTCCCTCTCCACCGGGCTGATGCAGGATGTTGTGGCGGCGCTGTCGGCGCCGGCCAGCGATGTGCATGAATCCGTCCGTGCGGGCATGGCCGCCGTGGTCAACTACATGCTGGTGGACCCCCGCCACGCGCAGATCATCCTGGTGGAGATTGTGGGGGTCTCGCACGAACTCGAATCCAAGCGGCACGCATCCATGACGGCGTTCGCCGAGGAATCCAGGCGCCAGCTGCTGCTCCTGAGCGGGATCGACGCCGCCGAAGCCGACGCCCGGCTCGCTGCCAACCCGGGCGATGACGCCTTGGCGGGTGTCCTGGACGTTGCCCGGCTGACAGCAGTGTCCATGGTGGGCGGGGTCAACAACATGCTGATCGACGCCGTGCTGGGCGGCACCACCGCGAACAGGGACCGGATCATCGAGGTCGCTTACCAGCTCATCAGCAATTCCGCCGTGGGGTTGAAGGCCCTGGCCGGGCAGACGGTATTGGCCGGGCCGGCCGAACCGGACGCGTAG